Below is a window of Podarcis muralis chromosome 5, rPodMur119.hap1.1, whole genome shotgun sequence DNA.
ctcacttccactgtgtattcataagggatttgatttagattgtatcttaccggcccagtggtttttcctactttcttcagtttaagcttgaattttgctataaaaaGCTGATGATCTGACCCACAgccagctccaggtcttgtttttgctgactgtatagagcttctccatctttggctgcagagaatataatcagtctgatttcgatgctgcccatctggtgatatccatgtgtagagtcgtctcttgtgttgttggaaaagagtgtttgtgatgaccagcttgttctcttggcagaactctattagcctttgccctgcttctttTTGAACTCTTCATTTAATTCTGACATCTGCCtggttttctctcccttcccaacAATCACCGTAATCTGTGGGCACTGACCACCCTTAGCCCTAGCTGAGGTTGATGTGAATTCAGCTGTTTCTCGCGCAGAATCTAGTAACTTCTTTCCTGAGGAGTTTCTGCTATAGGATGCTTTGCCTCTACAAACATAATTATCAACACTAGCTTGCTAGGATCTTAAAATTTGATACCTTAACACAGGAAGcttatctcagtctctttttctcTGTAGTTGTGGTAAATACCTCATACTTTCTCTTGATTAGTTTTCAAAGGTTAATATCCTGGCATGCTATCTTCAAAGCTTCAAGAACATTCAAAGCTATTGAATATTGATGGTCCAAGTTTACATATTCAGTGCAGGCTATTCTCTTGGGCCAAGCCAGATAGGACCTCAAGTGCTTCTTTATATTTAATGTGcaggtttttaaaagcacaaatagCATTAGTTGAAGGGGTAATAATTATTGTGTTTACAGCAAGCTGATAGGGGGAATTTAACTCTTTATTCCCTTGCTGTGTGCCTGAGAAAGTCCATTATCTGAAGCTGGTATTTGCATGGCCAGAAAATCCCCCCATTGCTGCTAAAATGAGGGATTTTCCTGAGGATTTCAGCAGGGGAAGAATGGGTTAAATCATTCCTCCCAGCTGCTGTAATCTCAATAATTACCAACTCCCCCCACCTGACATTAGCATTTCTAAAAACCTGCCTATTAAATGCAAATCCAATATTAAAGTCAAGCAATAAACTCTCTGTTCTAAGTATAATGCCTTAATTATTGTTGTCTTCAAACTTGGAAAGATAGCTAAATGCCTCTCTGAATTTTTGTGGTGATTTAAATAGTATGACAGCCCCTTTAATGTGGTAATGCCTCTATTTCTCCCTTACAGACCTGTGTGGAAGCAGTAGCACAAATATTTCTAAATGAATAATCGAAAGGAAGACATGGAAATTGCCTCCCATTATCGTCATCTCCTTCAAGAACTCAATGAACAAAGACAGCATGGCATCCTCTGTGATGTTTGCATTATAGTGGAGGGAAAGATTTTCAAAGCTCACAAAAACATTTTACTTGGGAGCAGTCGCTACTTCAAGACACTGTACTGCCAGGTGCAGAAGACTTCTGAGCAGGCAACGGTCACTCATTTAGATATTGTAACAGCCCAGGGGTTTAAAGCAATCATTGACTTCATGTACTCTGCACACCTTGCATTGACCAGCAGGAATGTTATTGAGGTGATGTCAGCTGCTAGCTATCTCCAGATGACTGATATTGTTCAAGcttgtcacaatttcataaaggcTGCTCTTGACATAAGCATTAAGTCTGATGCATCAGATGATTTTATTGATTATGAACTTGGAGCAACCTCCAGCAATAGTACAGATGCTTTGATttcagcagtggtggctggtaggAGCATATCTCCCTGGCTAGCTCGGCGGACAAGTCCTGCAAACTCCTCTGGTGATTCAGCCATTGCTAGTTGTCATGAAGGAGGAAGCACATATGGAAAAGAGGATCAAGAACAAAAAATGGATAGTCATGATGACATTTCATCCCAATCTCTGTGGTCTAGTGATATGGGGTATGGATCCTTGCGTATCAAAGAGGAACAGAGCTCTCCATCTCATTACGGAGGAAATGAGTTGCAGTCTGCCAAAGATAGTACAATGCAGAATACTTTTTCAGAACAAGGCGCTGCAGATGGATGGCAGCCTACTGGGCGCAGAAAGAACAGAAAAAACAAAGATACTGTGCGCCATATTACACAGCAACTGGGAGATGAAAGCAGAACAAGCTCTCCAGTACCACCTTTTCTATCTGCCCAAGGATGGCCATACAGTAGTCGTGAAACAAgtaagattttctttctttctgtctctgtAGAATCATATCATGTGATATGTATAATCATTCATGTGAATGCATAATCATTTGTGGCATACTAGTTAAAAGGCCATAAACTTTAATGGTTCGATTACTTGTATAGTAGCGTAAAGGATATGTCTTGCTTTTCacttgagatccagctccgagggccttctggcagttccctcattgcaagaagtgagagtacagggaaccagacagggggccttctcagtagccgcacccgccctgtggaatgctcccaTCAGATGCTAAGTAAATAACTATTTTACTtgtagaagacatccgaaggcagcccctCCCAAGCTGCTATATATCTCAATGTGCCAGTAACTGAATTTATTAATGAAAACTTGTGAAAAATAATAGTTGTACGTGTGTAATTCCATTACAACAACAATTCAGCTCCTCTTGCTCTGAATTTATTACTTTAATCATGACTGAAGCTTTTCAAAGGCTTCCTCATCTTTTCATCACAGAAAATATTCTAGATCATTCTCCTCtaagttggtaaaggtaaagggacccctaaccattaggtccagtcgtagccgactctggggttgcggcgctcatctcactttattggccgagggagctggcgtacagcttccaggtcatgtggccagcatgactaagccgcttctggcgaaaccagagcagcgcacagaaacgctgtttaccttcccgccggagcagtacctatttatctacttgcactttgacgtgctttcaaactgctaggttggcaggagcagggaccgagcaacgggagctcaccccgttgcggggattcgaaccaccgaccttctgagtcCTAGgctgagtcctaggctctgtggtctaacccacagcgccacccgggtccctctAAGTTGGTTAGAATAGTACAAATGCCACCAAGGGAGGCCTTCAGATAGGGGGTTGCCATATTCCAGACAgtgaaaatccaaacagaaaggttgttgagcttttccacctggacactcctGCCAACTGCTGGTAACTGCAGTATTCCTTATATCTCCAGgcaattccagacatatggcaaccctagttagaTTTCCAGCTGGCCAGTGGAAGAATCACACAGGGATTATTTCTTCTGTATCAGTTGAAAGGGACTGCTATAATAGTCAAGAATACTTTCATGTGATTGCTTCCCTACAGAACTATGTTCAAGAGAAGTGCTGTTCCAATCTACTTAATCCAGATTTTGCTAGTTCAttgacagtggtcagggatactTTTGGCCATTTTATGCCGGTACATCAGTTGTattcttgttaagttgtgggtgaacatatcagatgacacagcgatgcttcaaacagctcttgtttattcataggccagaacagaactgaacagcaagcagctcagctggcctgcttttataggcagccagctgtcaacattgtagcaacaacaacctagggtttcccacctaaagtaactgacgtggacctgagtgaaacatatatacacaatactcctggtggccagggtgagaacttcaatacataacacccctccccaccgagataaggcattaGTTACAATCATAGTGGTTCCATTACATACAGCAATACCCTTATTGGTTTCAGTATGGCACATAAGCATATTAATTGACCCTATTCACCATACAGCTTTACATGTGCAGTTTGTCCAGTGAACATAATCTTTTAAATACGCTAGGCGCTTGGAAACCCTGCTGGATCGCCGAGGGCCCACCAGAGTGGGCGGagagttcagcagcttctgaagccacagcctcctcaatggctttctgcagcgtgaggtctggcttggtgaggagacgccgttgcagacggatgtcccggaccccgcagacgattcgatccatcagggcatcgtctaagtctcagaACTCGCAGTGCATTACAGCCTGTCGGAGAGCGGCGGTGTAGTTCttaattgactccccctctgcctggttccggtgaTAGATCGCATGCTGGGTAGcaatcttggatggctttggcGCGTAGTGGTTGCGCAGCTTCTCTTGAATCGTGTCCCATGGCTCTGCCTGGACTGCTAGAGGCGCAACCAATGCTCAGGCCGTCGCAAACACTTCAGGGCCACAAGGCTGAGGAAGAGCTCAAGTTCATCTTATTTCCCATGCTCTGTGCATTAGTATAGAGACAACTGAACATCATTCTTGGGGATATATGAGTAAGGATAATGTTagctgctgttattgttgttaCCTCTCCATGATTATTTTAACTGGcctatattttttaatttgttttttattggtGGGTACCTTTGGTGGTTCTACCTTTCTTATATCAGTTTAGATTGGTGCTTTATTGTGGTGTAAGCTTCCTTCAGGGAGCTGGGCCCCAAAAGGCAaccatataaaaatatataaataaattaagaagcaCGGAAAAAGACATTGTTTTCGTTGGTCTCCTTAACAAAATTTGTAAGCCAATGCATAGTGCAGATTTTTTTCATATCAGTAGTTGAGAATGAAATGAAGGATTTAGCTGGcttatttttaaacttttcaGTCTGCTTTTAGGTGCTAATATAGGCAGAAAACTATCTTTCTAAATTATTGTTATGCATGAAAACAAGGATTTTTTTGAATTGCTGAAAGAGTAGCATTATTATTTTCCTATTGGGTCATTCACATATATTAGGGATATAGTTTTATAGGATTCCTAAACCACTGGGCTGTAGGATTTTGTGGCATTAAAGTTTGGCACTGTAGAGGCCAACTACCTTCACAGGAAGAATGGGAACAGttgaaatctgaagaagtgtgcatgcacacaaaagcttatacccagaacaaacttagttggtctctaaggtgctactggacaattttttatttatttcaactgcgtcagaccaacactgctacctacctgaaagTTGAAATATAGTTGTGTGTTCTGCTTTTTTCTGGCatgttcctttcttcctttcctttcctttgaataCTCAAACAATACCTgatctatttattatttaaaaaaagtagaTTGCTTTGGGATTTGACATCTACAAACACTCCCACCTGCaccttttttgaaatgtttttgtatCTATAAGCTTATGCAATATTGAATTTCAGATGACATTAGATGGTATCTGACTAAGTCATCACAAGAGTAGATCTACTGAAATCAGAGGACGTCACTTAGTTAAACATCACCCAGGAAGTCTGTGATTGTTAATCCACAAAAAGGAAGATCCTACTTTGGTGTGCCCATGGATGGAAGTTCATATACACACTGTGTTCCTAGCTGGGATTCCTGGGCAGATTTTAATGTGGATGCAGATGTTCCTTTTGAGCAGGGATTGTGGCTTTACTTTGTTGTCCTGTCACACTGTTAGTATTTAAGGGAGAGTAATGTGAActgggcaaaacaaacaaacaaaaatgtagtAGTACTAGTCAGGATAGAAAACATACTTTATTTCAGATAATAAGGTTTATTGAAGTAAACATTTtgttagtttatttttaaaaatcaagccctcacagggttgtattttagcaTAATGCAGTCGGCTAATTCTTACCACACAAACAGAATGCTCCTCTGAATGCCCTTGTCATATGGATGATACATTGGTGATATTATCAAGGGAACATTCTTGGGGCTGATTTGGATGTTATTTAAAGGTTTATTAACCCACTACATGGCTGTCCCTTCCACATACCGAGCCAAATGTGCAAAGCAACATTCTGCCTCCCTCCAACCCGCTGCACACATAGGCCAGAGTGAAATCTCTTGTATATTACACTATTCTCTTTTTAGTTTAAGTTTATATTGCAgtattaatttttgtttttaatttgatggCACTAAGCAGAAATATAATTTTCAGAATGGCCCATCTTAAAAAGAGAGCTTTATTTTAAGGTTATTAAATCTGAGTTTCCAGTTAATAACTGCCCTGACTCCTTACAGTACCAGATGGAGGAGGGTTTTCAATTCGTATTCCTGCCATGTCTCAGGTACAGCTCCCACAATTTAATTAAGTTTTTCATTTATCTGTGTCAACTTCTATCAGCATTGTATCATAGTTCATGGACTTGCCCTTCTTCATATTGCAGCAGTAAATTTAATCTTGGACAGTGCAGTTCTTGGTTCATCAGCTCCATGATGTGGGTGTGGAAGAAGAATGCTGAGGCAGGATAACTAAAAACAATTTTTCTGCCCAACCACCATGATAGGTTGCTGTTT
It encodes the following:
- the ZBTB46 gene encoding zinc finger and BTB domain-containing protein 46, translated to MNNRKEDMEIASHYRHLLQELNEQRQHGILCDVCIIVEGKIFKAHKNILLGSSRYFKTLYCQVQKTSEQATVTHLDIVTAQGFKAIIDFMYSAHLALTSRNVIEVMSAASYLQMTDIVQACHNFIKAALDISIKSDASDDFIDYELGATSSNSTDALISAVVAGRSISPWLARRTSPANSSGDSAIASCHEGGSTYGKEDQEQKMDSHDDISSQSLWSSDMGYGSLRIKEEQSSPSHYGGNELQSAKDSTMQNTFSEQGAADGWQPTGRRKNRKNKDTVRHITQQLGDESRTSSPVPPFLSAQGWPYSSRETSVDLTGAESSNSDSRIERVDLYANVEEALLGGEAGYLSQPLTPEKEDALQAVAVANLRAALMSKNSLLSLKADMLGEESSLLFEYLPKGTHSLSLNEFTVIRKKFKCPYCSFSAMHQCILKRHMRSHTGERPYPCEICGKKFTRREHMKRHTLVHSKDKKYVCKVCNRVFMSAASVGIKHGSRRHGICTDCSGQGMASHLDASGGDGSPDELYGTEEGPYMEDPDDLKTEGDEDMGGDDDIKWKDDIEISQDDVILEDDKDDIDSPQENENSEDTDKDFTWIS